ATTAATTACATGACAGTTGTAGTAGACTGCATTAGTACTACCCAAGTGAACCCAATGCTGGCAACTGACTCTGATTATTCTGCTAGGTTACAACAACACTatccaaaaccaaaagtcataaAAGCTTTTGGGGCTGAGAGTGTAACCCAACCTCACATCAGGAAACTCCTCCACAATGGCAGATAGTGACACATGGCCTGCAAAGAACAGAATATCCAGATGGAGATATGGAAGTAACTCAGCATATGTCAGGTGTTGGTACCTGTGGAGAGCAGGATAGGACCCCATGTATCCTGTAGACATTGGGTCTGTTGTGAAGTAGCAGGTAAGAGGAAGGGAATCTCACCAAGCCTCTTCTTAcacacatctggagacagacacACGAAGTCACCCTCAAAACTTCAGTGGACTGCTCTGTAACCACGCTTAAGACAAAGCCTTTACAGTTGGTCATGTCATTAACAAACCACTTCCTGTACAAAACCTTGTAATATTTAACTGAAATGTCAGCGTTAAATGAGATTGGCATGTCATTAGTGTTGAAAGAAAAGCAGTAACAAAAGCCAATAAAGTAAGCGCGTTTATGATTTATAGACATATGCTTTGTTCAGTACAAGGCACGGAGGAAGTGTGAACATGCAGCTAGATGCCCAAAATGATATTTTACTTGGAAAAAGACTTCGACCTGCGCTTCAGAGTTCAAACACCGGCTCTAACGTTACAGCTGCACATTCAAAGAGCTaacttagctagctaacgctgtTAGCATTCCCGTCACGGAAATAAATAGTCAAACACTACCCATCACTGATGGCACTGGTAGTTCAGAAATACATTCTAAGTTCTCCCCTGGTCGATTGGTGGTGTTTAAATGCTTTTATTTAACACGAAAGCTCCCAAACACTCACCTGGTAACACTGACACAAGGGGGTCGCCATCTTGAATGTATTGCTATGACCTTCTTCCGGTGGTGACCTTCCATATCCACGAGGGAAGGGCTCGCGAGCTCATTCATTACCTCTAAAGCATGTTTTCACCCtgtatattttacatatttcgttttaaaaaaaaaatgtattattcaaTCACGTGCAGTGCTCTGTGCCTTTACACTAGCATCATCCTGATCATTACTACAGGGTCATTAAATGTTAAGAACACGTGACTACTCTCGCACGTGAAAGATTTTAGTTGATGACCTTAATTGTTCATTGACAAGCCTACTTGagaggcaatgcagtaacacaaAAAACCCAACAAAGCATTTCAAATACTGAGGTTTATTTATCAAAACACCTTATAGAATAAAGGCAATGACAGGTGAAGCAtgacagggaaaaaaaagaattaaaaatttGGTctctaaaaaataaagtaaaatttaaAGCAAAAACTAAAACACGTTCACTGGGACAAATCACtaactaaaataacattttcactgttaCAAATATCTACCAAACCTATTCATATAATATGAATATGCTGAAGAGCAAGTCAGATGATACAGAGCATTTGGACATCCGGGACTAAATGAAACGTGATATGTGCGCCCCCAGACTCATAATTTATGCATTCCTATCAATCCTAACGTCAATTTCTCTTCCGTTCAGCCGGTAGCCGTTCATGGTCCGGCAGACACGCTCAGCAGTTTCAGGGCTGTCGAAGCGAACCACGCCGCAGCCCTTGGACTTGCCGTTCTCCATCTTAATATCAGCATACTGAACCATGCCTGCAGAGGGAAGAGTATCAATGTTCAgtcatttaaatgtaaaaatgcatACAATAATTTATCTTTTATGAACAAACTATGGATGCTTTTACCGCATGTGTTGAAGGTGTCCTTAAGCATCTTCCAGTTGAAGTCAAATGgcagctgaaaaacaaaaatgattcaaaattaattagagagaatgagagaaaagATACTCAAATTAATTAAAGCCCAACTACACTGCAGATAAATACTTACATTTCTGACAAAGATCTGACATCCCTTCCTGATATTGCCTCCTCCAGTTCCAGCCCCTCCAGCTCCACCAAAGGAATTACCACCAAATCCACGATCCATGTCAGCAGAGCGATCAAACTGGCCACCAACACCTCCAGATCCCATCCGATCCATGCCAGAGCTCATGCGGTCAAGGCCACCGGCGGAGAAGCGGTCAAGTCCTCCGGCAGAGCCCATGCGGTCGAAGCTGCTGGCCATTCTGTCAAGCCCGGTGTTGCCCATGCGATCCATACCCATCGGGGAGCCAAAGTCCAGGCCAGAACCCATGCGATCCAAACCAGACGGGCCTAAGCGGTCAAACCCAGCTGGGCCAAGGCGGTCCATGCTGGAGCTCATACGGTCCAGGCCAGGTCCAAGCCTGTCCATACTGGGCCCCAGCCGGTCCATCCCTGAGCCCATCCGGTCGAACCCAGAACCCAGCCTGTCCAGGTCAGACCCGCGGTCCATCCTGTCCATGCCCATCCGATCCATCCCACCCATGCGGTCAATGCTGGCTCCCAGGCGGTCCATTCCGGAGCTCATTCGGTCCATACCCATGGAGTTTCCTATACAAGCAaattaataaaagaaacaataaataaaaggtTGCAGCAACTGTCTTAGAAAAGGCGAGCATTACAACAGATGAGGCCAATCACAGGGATTTCCAACAAAATCCTTAAAATACTAACCCATTCCTCTTTCAAAGGACTCTCCAAAACTATTGCGAGACATTCCCATTTCATTTCGCCCAAACTCCCTGTCAAAAGCACCACCAATCCCACGGTCCATCTCTGACAATGCAAGAGATGAAACCATTAGAAATAGCCAGCAAACGTGAGATTGTTCCACGCTTGCTTTGGAGTGTTTAATACATCTTAAAATCTCTCCTTACCGTTCATTCTGCCCATTCCTGAAGAGCCAAAACGATCCATGTTGTTCATTCCTCCGAAGTTGTCCATTCctggaacaaaaagaaaagtcttaATGAGGGTGCAAACAGAACTAGATGGACAGGCTGGGTATGGATATCTCAGGCCTTTATGATGCAGGATCTGGGTtgtaaaatataatttattactTATACAAATAGAATTTTTGCTGCACTCCGACTGTTAAGCAATTTGTAACCAAGTTAAAAACTTGTCGCAAATGTTTCCCAGTAACAGTTTCAGGTACTTGAATTATACCATGAACTGTGGAAAGTGTCTCAAATGATTCAGCTACAGGAAGTGTTGTTGGCTCTAACAGTAAATGCAGAAGTTGGGGTAAATACTTAACCAACCAAGCTACTTAAAGACCTTCAGAACATACCTCCTCCGCTGCCACCACCGCCTCCCATACGACCTCCCATGTTGCCAAAGCCCATGCCATCCATTCCTACAAGTAACAAGAGTAATGATAAGCCCCAGTTTTTTTACAGGTGTCTTTAATTGAAGagttaaacaaaacatttgagctGGTTACCTCCAGGGCCCATGTTGCCCattcctccaccaccaccacctcctctgttGAGCTGGGTAGCATCAATGGGCTGACCACCAGGTCCAAGTCCCAAACCAATACCACTCAGGCCACCTGAGCAAAGAAAATGGTTACGGTATGAAAACAGTCTACATAGGAAAtgtctaaacaaaaaaaaaaacaacaacaacaaaaaactcatATCTACGTTATCAATACCGCAGGTATTTACTTTATTATGAGTGGCAAATGGTGTAACTGTTGCTACCTGGGTGTTTTCACTCTTCACCCAAAACAAATGTCACTGGTGTAGTTCTGCACCAAACTGAAGGAACTAAATTTACTTGCAGGATACTGAGATTATAACACTGACCGATCCTATACGTAATTCAATTGATTTTATACTCATTAATAGGgcatttgttattttttattgtttttaccccagtgaaaaaaaaaactacatgtATACTTACGGGGAAGAGCAGCAGACCTGTTGTCGGGTGGTCCAAAATCTTTGGGCAGGGATTTCTCATCCTgaagaaaagccaaaaaatacatttagacAATGCACTGCAATCACTGTGTGATCCAATGTACAGTGAGGATCAATCAACTTACCAGTTTGACGTGCATGACTCTGTTGAACAACAGCTGCCCATTGAACATAGCTGTGAAATCATTAAGGAAAGTGTACCAGAGACATTTTGAATCAATGAGATTCTATTGAATTAACATTCTGtggacacaaaacacaaagggaTTCCCAATCAAACACTTTGAAAAGGATACAGACAGCCTGGACTGCTTCAATAGGCATATCAAATGTCACTGTGCCCATGCCTCTGCTTTTCCCATCCTTGTCCTCCAGAATGTCGGCCCTCACCACCATGCCCGCCATGCTGAATACCTCTTTCAGCTTCTTCCAGCCAACCTTGTAGTCAAGCTGTAGGCACAAGACACAATTTTAGGGGTGGTTACTTGTTCCATCTACAGGTTAAGGCAAAAAGACACGTCAGACTTAACTAAGGTTTCTTGCAAACAATAATACTGATTAAATTTACAGCTAAATGTTGAAACCATTATTCAGGAATGTTATTTTAATCAAATAAACCACCACTTCTTTAGTAGCTGCAATTTCTAAAATCTATTTTCTGCCTCTCTTCATATGACTTAATTCTATACTTTCTAcgtactttttttttgcaaagttaAACAATCAATGGGAAAACTCTGGAAGTCTCACATTAGCCACAAAGACAGTGCTGCCAATCCTGCCAGCCTGGAGACCATGGATGATCTCATTGGGGATGTTGGGGTTGTTCATCAGGCTAGGAGGAATATTGACCATGGGTCCAGTTGGTCCAGGGCCCATTCGATCCATGTTCATGCGATCCATTCCTC
This sequence is a window from Epinephelus lanceolatus isolate andai-2023 chromosome 6, ASM4190304v1, whole genome shotgun sequence. Protein-coding genes within it:
- the LOC117253949 gene encoding heterogeneous nuclear ribonucleoprotein M isoform X1, which encodes MRKAVEKVNKHNLNGRPLKVKEDPDGVIAQREMNKSQGGGPPGGHGGMGGMDRMNMDRMGPGPTGPMVNIPPSLMNNPNIPNEIIHGLQAGRIGSTVFVANLDYKVGWKKLKEVFSMAGMVVRADILEDKDGKSRGMGTVTFDMPIEAVQAVSMFNGQLLFNRVMHVKLDEKSLPKDFGPPDNRSAALPRGLSGIGLGLGPGGQPIDATQLNRGGGGGGGMGNMGPGGMDGMGFGNMGGRMGGGGGSGGGMDNFGGMNNMDRFGSSGMGRMNEMDRGIGGAFDREFGRNEMGMSRNSFGESFERGMGNSMGMDRMSSGMDRLGASIDRMGGMDRMGMDRMDRGSDLDRLGSGFDRMGSGMDRLGPSMDRLGPGLDRMSSSMDRLGPAGFDRLGPSGLDRMGSGLDFGSPMGMDRMGNTGLDRMASSFDRMGSAGGLDRFSAGGLDRMSSGMDRMGSGGVGGQFDRSADMDRGFGGNSFGGAGGAGTGGGNIRKGCQIFVRNLPFDFNWKMLKDTFNTCGMVQYADIKMENGKSKGCGVVRFDSPETAERVCRTMNGYRLNGREIDVRIDRNA
- the LOC117253949 gene encoding heterogeneous nuclear ribonucleoprotein M isoform X2 — protein: MRKAVEKVNKHNLNGRPLKVKEDPDGVIAQREMNKSQGGGPPGGHGGMGGMDRMNMDRMGPGPTGPMVNIPPSLMNNPNIPNEIIHGLQAGRIGSTVFVANLDYKVGWKKLKEVFSMAGMVVRADILEDKDGKSRGMGTVTFDMPIEAVQAVSMFNGQLLFNRVMHVKLDEKSLPKDFGPPDNRSAALPRGLSGIGLGLGPGGQPIDATQLNRGGGGGGGMGNMGPGGMDGMGFGNMGGRMGGGGGSGGGMDNFGGMNNMDRFGSSGMGRMNGNSMGMDRMSSGMDRLGASIDRMGGMDRMGMDRMDRGSDLDRLGSGFDRMGSGMDRLGPSMDRLGPGLDRMSSSMDRLGPAGFDRLGPSGLDRMGSGLDFGSPMGMDRMGNTGLDRMASSFDRMGSAGGLDRFSAGGLDRMSSGMDRMGSGGVGGQFDRSADMDRGFGGNSFGGAGGAGTGGGNIRKGCQIFVRNLPFDFNWKMLKDTFNTCGMVQYADIKMENGKSKGCGVVRFDSPETAERVCRTMNGYRLNGREIDVRIDRNA